The segment TTCAGCTAATAAACCTGAAGTTCAATCTCAGTACTTGCCTGATTGTGGGCGAAATCTTCAGCCGTTACCGTGACGAGATAGCGTCCAGGCGCCAGGCCCTTTGGAATGCACAGCGTTCCACAATTGGTTTTTTCCTGGTCTGACCAGACAAGTTGAACTGGTTGGGCGCCGTACATTTTGGCAACCAGTCGCACGGTGTCGCTATCAGCCGAAACCCGGAGCCGGACCAGCTCACCACTTCTGACGGTAGGTGTGTCTGCCGTGCCTTTGAGCTTTGGCGGATGAGAGTCAACCACAAAGGTTTTGGCTTCTTGATAGCCGTTGCCATGGTTGTCTGTCAGGAGCAACCGGCAGCGATACGTGCCATCGGGCAACCAGGCCGGCGCCAGAAATCTGGTTTCCCAAACCTTTTTATCCTCAATAAATTGCAAGGGAAGTGTCTCGCCAAACGGCAGCACGGCAAACACTGACGTAATGGATTCATCGGTTTTGACCCGGATCACCGGATCACCCGGTTGAATCAACCGTGGCCGCAGCAACGCCCGTGGTGCCGCAATGAAGGCTGTGTACGGCGTGTCGAGCTTGTATTTTTGAGCCAGCCGGATGATTTCTGAAATGTAGTCTTCGCGTTCGCCATTCAAATCCATTTCCTTGAGTAGCGCCGTCACTCTGGCCTGGGCCCACAATCGGGGTAAATGATCGTGGGTGGCGTCCAGCTCAGGCAGCGAAACGGTTTGGGAAAGCTGGATCGGGTCCGTGCTGTGATATGCCTGAACCTGGACCGAAGTCGAGCCGGCAGATGGTTTGTACCGTCCGACAAACGCCAGGCTGCCTCCCTCAAACGTATGCTGGCCGTTTGGGTAAACCTGATAAAACAGCTCTGGGTTGGCAGGGACAAACTGCACTCCGGACAGAATCGAAGCTCCAACTTTGTCGAAAAACAGCTTGAGTTGGGCGGCGATGTCTTCGGTTTCCCGCACCTGGACCGAGAAGCCGTTGAAGTGCTCGGCCAGGGTTTCAAGCCACGTCGTTTTGGCATCACTCCCCAGTGCAAAAGCAAAAAATCGCAGCCCGGTGACTTCCTTCTGATTGGCGGTAAACGTCTGGATCAACTGTTTTTGCTGGGTTGTGCCCAGCGTTGGGTTGGCATCTGAAATCAGAATCAGCGTCCGTTCACCAGTCGGGAATTGTCCGATCAGTTCCTTTGCTTTCAAGAGTGCCTGTTTGAGATTGGTGCCGCCGGAAAGGTAGGAACTTCGAATTACATTCAAGGCCGCTTCGATCTGGTCGGGCGTGCCTGGGACAGGTTGGGGTGAAAAGGGAATGACTTCAGAATGAAAAAGCAGCAGGTTAAAGCGATCTTGCGGCGTCAGGTTATGCAGAAAGAACTCCACGGCTTCGACTGCCCGAACGAGTTTCTCCCCATGCATCGAAAGCGATGTGTCCAGGAGCACCAGAACATTTCGTGCCGGGGCGGCTTGGGAAGGTTGACCCATCTGAAACGTCGCCGTGGCTTGAAAGTAGCCATCTGGATTTTGTGCGGCCTGCGCCGGGTCGCGCAGGTCATAGGCTGAAATGTATTCCGGTGCGCGATAGGCCAGCCACGACAGCGAACTGGTTTGAAGCTTCAGTTGATAATCGAGCGCAAAATCATCAGTCAATTTGACCTGCTGACCCGTGAACTCATATTCAAATTCATTGGGACTGGATGTGAGCGCCCGCATCGGATACGCCTTTGACCGAAAAACAGGCGGCGAGAGCGGCGTTTCGCTGACAATATGGACGTGGATGGAAAAATTCGCGCAGGTTTGCACGTCGCCAAATGCCGGTTTAAGTGGGAAGGTAAAATGTGACGTCAGGCTGTCAACCGGCAGCATTTGGGTGTATTCAAGCTCCAGTCGTTTGGTGCCAAATGGTGGAATCGGAAAGACTTTGGCTGAAAACGCTGAATTTCCGCCGTGTTCGTCATCTTGTTGGAGCAGACCTGGATCAACCTGCTGATCTTTGATCTGAGTATAGATTTCATTGGCCCGACGTTTTTCCATGACCACGCCAGGAATCCGCAAATCGTCGTCCCAGACCGCAAAATCCGAAATCGAAGCCAGCTTTGGCAACGCAAACAGGTATTTTCCTTCGAGCGTCGAGGAAATCGCATTATCAAAAATCTGACGAACTCGAACCCGAGCCAGTTGATTGTCAATCCGCACATCAACGTGCATCACCTGGAGCGAAAGAATCGCCGCATCCGGTTTATCTTTGATCGAAGACGGAATCAGAACCCCCGATTGAGCGTGACTTCGAAAGACTGGAAGCCAGCAGGGAAGGATGAGAAGGAAAGCCAGAATGAATACAGGGTTCAGGGTTCGGGGTTCAGGGTTTGAAAAACAGGGTTCGGGGCTCAGGGTTCGGGGTTCAGGTGATAATCCCAGAAGATTGATTTTCTTGAGATTGCTGGTGATATGAAGGTTAAGCCATTTCATAAAATTTTGACTCTGCAAAGGAATCTTTCCTGATAAATGTGATGACCTTAGTTTTCCAAACCCTGAACCCTGAACCCTGAACCCTGCTTTAAAGACCCTGAACCCTGAACCCTGAACCCTGTTTTAAAACAACAATCCCCGCATCCGTTCCCACATAGAGGTGTTCATCAGTTGCTGTCAGGCTCAAGACGGTGGAAGACGGAAGTTCGCTGGAAAGGTGCGTCCATTTCTGTGAGTCCAGGTCCAGAATCCACGCTCCGTCGAGTGTGCCGACACCGAGTTTGTTTCCGAAACACATCAAGGCATTGGGATTGACGGTTTGTTTGCCGATGTCGAAGGCGTGCAGATCACCGGATGGAAGAAGTTCAAAGACACCGCCGCCGTAAGTTCCTATAAATAAACGTGATTCAGTCGCGGCGAGTGCTGACACCCAGTTATGGGTCAGGTGTGAATTGGAATCAGTCCAGACACGGATGACTTTGCCGGATTGCACTTCGGCCAGTCCGCCTCCGGTGCCGACAAACACCGAGCGTCCAACCTGCAGAACACAATATACCGAATTACCCGGCAAGCCTTGGATTCGGGTCAAACTTTTGAACTGATTGGGTTTACCCGTGGAAAGGCCATCGCTGGTGGCGACAACCAATTCTGTGCCCGGAAACACTGAATTGACAGAATCGCTTAAAAGTCCCTGCCGGGTCGTGACCGAGGACATTTGGGTGAGGGCGTCAATCTTCATCAGTCCATTTGACGTTGCCGCCCACATGACCTTGAGTTGGGGGTCAAACACCAGCTGGTTTATATCCCGGAGCGCATCGGATTCAAGATGCGCCATTCGTTTCCCTGTCGGGGAAAGGACATCAATGCCGTCACGGAAGGTCCCGGCCCAGAGGTTTCCGTCGGCGTCAAACTCCAGAGCTGAAATCTGATTGCTGGTCAGCGAACCCAGTGAGGCTGGAAGGGCAATCGGTTCAAATGCAAGTTGAGAAACGTCGGTGGTGATTTCTGATGACTTCCACAATCCCTGGTCACTGTTCAAAAACACGCTGTTTTCAACTGCTGAAACCCGGCATCCAGAAAGGGAAGGGGTTTGACTGACAAATGGCTGGTCAAGTGGTTCAACCGAAAGCTGATTGCCGGTTTGGACGACCGTCGAGAGTGCTCCATTGTCCTGACACATCAGGATTTTTCCCTGACAGGTCGTAAGTGAAGCCAATCCCGGTAGCGTCGCAAGTGTATGAAAAAGATTGGGGGTGGTGGCTTCCGCCTGATCCATTTCGGTTTTGGAGACACTGGCCAACCCGAAATCGGTCGCCACAATCACCTGTTCACCCAGTTCGGCAATACCCACCACCCGGTCAGAAGGCAGGCCGTGGCTGGTGGTGAACTGCTGCCAGCGTCCGCTGGTTTGAACCCATAATCCTTCGGAATATGTGCCGACATAGAGCCGTGATTCAATTTTGGAAAGGCATTCAATTGCGGGAAATCGGTGCTTTTCACGTTCAAACTGGACCTGGGTAAATCGCAATCCATCAAAGGCAATCAATCCGCCGGCTTGTGTCCCAATCAACAGGGAATGAGCGTCAGCCAGCAGGGCCGTAATGTGTTGATTGTGATTGGGCCAGGTGTAGTGTTCAAACTGTACGCCATCAAAAGTCATGAGCCCCTCTTTCTCGGTTCCAATCCACAATGTGTTGTGAAAAACCGCCAGACAGGTGAGATCGTGTTCTGGTAGGCCATCTCGAAGGGTGAAATGCCGGGCTTGATTCCCAATTTGAACCAGCCCACCGGTTGTCGCCGCCACCAGTGTATTTTGAAACCTGGTTACATCGGTCACGTGTGAATCAGTAAAAATTGTTTGAATGTTTGAATGTTCAATAGGCCCGAGATGTTTGTGCTCAAAGGCAATAAACTCTTGATTTGAAA is part of the Acidobacteriota bacterium genome and harbors:
- a CDS encoding VWA domain-containing protein yields the protein MKWLNLHITSNLKKINLLGLSPEPRTLSPEPCFSNPEPRTLNPVFILAFLLILPCWLPVFRSHAQSGVLIPSSIKDKPDAAILSLQVMHVDVRIDNQLARVRVRQIFDNAISSTLEGKYLFALPKLASISDFAVWDDDLRIPGVVMEKRRANEIYTQIKDQQVDPGLLQQDDEHGGNSAFSAKVFPIPPFGTKRLELEYTQMLPVDSLTSHFTFPLKPAFGDVQTCANFSIHVHIVSETPLSPPVFRSKAYPMRALTSSPNEFEYEFTGQQVKLTDDFALDYQLKLQTSSLSWLAYRAPEYISAYDLRDPAQAAQNPDGYFQATATFQMGQPSQAAPARNVLVLLDTSLSMHGEKLVRAVEAVEFFLHNLTPQDRFNLLLFHSEVIPFSPQPVPGTPDQIEAALNVIRSSYLSGGTNLKQALLKAKELIGQFPTGERTLILISDANPTLGTTQQKQLIQTFTANQKEVTGLRFFAFALGSDAKTTWLETLAEHFNGFSVQVRETEDIAAQLKLFFDKVGASILSGVQFVPANPELFYQVYPNGQHTFEGGSLAFVGRYKPSAGSTSVQVQAYHSTDPIQLSQTVSLPELDATHDHLPRLWAQARVTALLKEMDLNGEREDYISEIIRLAQKYKLDTPYTAFIAAPRALLRPRLIQPGDPVIRVKTDESITSVFAVLPFGETLPLQFIEDKKVWETRFLAPAWLPDGTYRCRLLLTDNHGNGYQEAKTFVVDSHPPKLKGTADTPTVRSGELVRLRVSADSDTVRLVAKMYGAQPVQLVWSDQEKTNCGTLCIPKGLAPGRYLVTVTAEDFAHNQASTEIELQVY